The proteins below are encoded in one region of Verrucomicrobiia bacterium:
- a CDS encoding DUF4252 domain-containing protein encodes MNKFIPSALTVAALLLATPLALRAAEPLPGFVDFGSFVPDGSGGPFVEVNIGPSLIGLVARLAEKTEPDVTELLRGLKAVRVNVIGVSDANRAEVDARLTKIRADLAVGGWERVVSVQEGKQDVGVYLKQRGEEAIEGVVVTVIGAGREAVFVNIVGDIRPERIAEVAEKLNIAPLKKVMGSLGKS; translated from the coding sequence ATGAACAAGTTCATTCCTTCCGCCCTGACTGTCGCCGCGCTGTTGCTGGCCACCCCGCTGGCCTTGCGGGCCGCCGAACCCCTGCCGGGATTTGTGGATTTCGGATCCTTCGTGCCGGACGGATCCGGAGGTCCGTTTGTCGAGGTCAACATTGGTCCGTCGCTGATCGGCCTGGTGGCCCGCCTGGCGGAGAAGACGGAGCCTGACGTGACCGAACTCCTGCGCGGGTTGAAGGCCGTGCGGGTGAACGTGATCGGTGTCAGCGACGCCAACCGGGCGGAGGTGGACGCCCGATTGACGAAGATCCGGGCGGACCTGGCGGTGGGCGGATGGGAGCGGGTGGTGAGTGTCCAGGAGGGGAAGCAGGATGTTGGAGTGTATCTCAAGCAACGCGGCGAGGAGGCGATCGAAGGGGTGGTGGTTACGGTCATTGGCGCGGGCAGGGAGGCGGTCTTCGTGAACATCGTCGGGGACATCCGTCCCGAGCGGATCGCGGAGGTGGCTGAGAAGCTGAACATCGCGCCGTTGAAGAAGGTGATGGGATCCTTGGGCAAGTCGTGA
- the smpB gene encoding SsrA-binding protein SmpB encodes MADIVTNAKARRDYHILDTFEAGIVLRGTEVKALRAGLGQIADAFARVENGEVWLHNAHIDEYSFGNRQNHAPKAPRKLLLRKPEIRKLLELGAIKGQALIPLSFYWKNGRVKVALGVGRGKREFDKREDLKRRDSERELRRTLSHRLPGG; translated from the coding sequence ATGGCCGACATTGTCACCAACGCGAAGGCGCGGCGCGACTACCACATTCTCGACACCTTCGAGGCGGGGATTGTGCTGCGCGGCACGGAGGTGAAGGCGCTCCGGGCGGGGTTGGGGCAGATCGCCGACGCCTTTGCCCGGGTGGAGAACGGGGAGGTGTGGCTGCATAACGCGCACATCGACGAATACAGCTTCGGCAACCGCCAGAACCACGCTCCCAAGGCGCCCCGGAAGCTGCTCCTTCGGAAGCCCGAGATCCGCAAGCTCCTCGAGTTGGGCGCGATCAAGGGCCAGGCTCTGATCCCGCTTTCCTTCTATTGGAAAAACGGTCGGGTCAAGGTGGCGCTCGGCGTCGGGCGGGGAAAACGGGAGTTCGACAAGCGGGAGGATCTGAAGCGGCGGGATTCCGAGCGCGAATTGAGGCGGACCCTCAGTCACCGGCTGCCGGGAGGGTAG